The nucleotide sequence TACCGTGGAAGTGGCTGAAGAAAAACCGGCCAAGAACCTGCTGACCCTGCTGGATAACCTGGAAGACCACGATGATGTCCAGAAGGTGCATGCCAACTTTGATATCCCGGATGAGATCATCGAGGCCCTGTCATAGACAGGTTCCGGCCCCATTACCGGCAGGGCGAGCCGGTACGGATCATTGGCATTGACCCTGGTTCCCGGATCACTGGTTACGGCATTATCGATAAGCAGGGGGCGGGGCTCGGCTTTGTCACCTGCGGGACCATCCGCACGGGTACGGAAAGGGATTTTTCCCGGCGTCTGCTGATCATCTTTGATGGACTCTCCGAAGTCATGGAAGGGCATAAGCCGGAGGTCGCAGCGGTGGAAGACCTGTTTTCCGCCCATAATGTGCGCTCGGCCCTTAAGCTGGGTCAGGCCAGAGGTGCGGCCGTGACTGCGGCCGTGAAACAGGGGCTGTCAGTGCATGATTACACGCCCCGGGTGGTCAAGCAGGCCGTGGCTGGCTACGGGCAGGCGGAGAAGGAGCAGGTGCAGCACATGGTGCGGACCCTGCTCGGTCTCAGCGGGGCACCGAGCAGCGATGCCGCTGATGCCCTGGCTGTGGCTATCTGTCATGCCAATCATATGGATCGATTATAGTTCTTCACTGGCAGGAGATGATTGATGGAAAAAGTACGGCGCAATCTAGCAATCTATCTCCCGCTGATTGCAATCATCATCGCGCTCGGCCTGCCAGCCCGCCTTATCCCGCAATACCTGCCGGGTTGGTATGTTACCTATGCCGGTGATTTTCTCTGGGCCATGCTGGTCTTTTTTCTCTACGCCCTCCTGTTTCGCCTCTCCACGAAATTTTGTTTCTGCATTGCGCTGATCACTGCGTACCTCATCGAGATCTCCCAACTCTTTCATCCGCTCTGGCTGGACCAGCTCCGTTCCATCCGCCTGCTCGGTTTTGTTCTCGGCTTCGGCTTCCGCTGGTCCGACCTGATTGCCTATACCCTGGGAATTGCCCTGGCGGCATTACTTGACCGAATGCTCCTGGTGCGGACAGGGGAGGGGGCCTGGGGGCTTGATGATAAGGTGGAACCGCTTCCGAGAGAGGATGAAGGTGTCCGGTGAGCGGTCGAAGCATACTCGGGATAGCTTGAAACATACCGAAGGATACCTTGAACCATACCCGAAGATACCCTGAACCCTACTTGGGATAGGTCGGAGCTATTCCGAGAGCGATTGAAGCATATTGATTTATCGATCGAACGATTGCGAAAAAGATGAGATTGAGTGTGGAGGAAGTCTCGAGGTGATGACAGGAGCAGAGAGAAAAATGGGCAAAGTATTTTTAATGTCAGGCGCGATTGGCATAATTGTTGGCGCTGCTATTTCTATGTATGGGCGTTTTTCGGGTTATCCTGTCACTGTTACGAGTGGCTTTGCTAGTGGTGCCGGGATTGCGGCTGCTCTTCTTGTTTTTGACATGAAGTTAGGAGCTAATGAGGCGACTAGAAAAGTTGAGGACGCAGAGAGAAAGGCCTATGAGATTGACTCTGAAAGTTCGGATGATATTGCCATTGGCAGACTTTTTAATCTTTATAGCAAGCAGATCGAGAAATATCAGCAGGAAACACGTAGTCGTGCGACTTGGTCATTCATTTTTGCTATTCTATCTATGTGTGCCGGTATGGCTTTTATGTTTTGGGGTGGTCAAGTTGTTCTTTCCGCAGGCGGCGCCAATCACGTTGCTGCAGGCGCAGCCATTTCCGCCATCGGCGGTGGTATCAGCGCATATATCACCAAAACTTTCCTGGACGTTCATAAACTTTCGTTGACCCAGCTCAACCGTTACTTCACTCAGCCAGTGATCAACGATCATATTGTGATGGCGCAGCGCTTGGCCGAAGACGTGAAAGACGACGAGGTACGCAAGAAGTCCTATGAAAAGATCGTCTCCAGCGTTACATCTCTCATCGATTCGACCAATGCCGAGTTGAACAAAGGTCGTTTAAAATAATAGAGAGTTATCTAGGAGCCCCCTTTGCACCTCTTCCAATCCAACCGACTGGAACACCTTTTTGACGCCCTCTGTGCAACCCTTGTCGAGCCGCTCAGTAATCCCCTGGCTCCAGAGATCATTGTGGTCCAGAATCCGGGCATGGCCCGCTGGCTCTCCCAGCAGATCGCCCTGCGCACCGGGATATGCGCCAACCTTGCCTTTCCCCTGCCAGCCTCTTTTATCTGGCAGATCTTTGAGCAGACCCTGGGGCGCCTGCCTGACCTCGTCCTTTTTGATCGGCAGGTGCTCCTCTGGCGGGTGCAGGCGGAGCTGGATGCCCTGCTGGCCGAGCCAGGCATGGAGGAGATCAATGGCTATCTTGCTGAGGATGCTGACGGGAGAAAGGGCTTTCAGCTGGCAGAAAAGATCAGCGATCTCTTTGATCAGTATCAGGTCTACCGACCAGCGATGCTCCTCCATTGGGAGCAAGGCGGGGAAGGGCATTGGCAGGCCCGGCTCTGGCGGCGCCTGACCGCAGAGAACAGGCAACATCGGGCCGCTCTGTTGCAACGCTTTATCCAGGCCGCCGAATCAGGCGAATTGCGGAGCGATGGTCTGCCGCAACGGGTCTCGGTCTTTGGTATCAACTCCCTGGCCCCGGCCTATCTGGAGGTGATTGAGCGGATGAATGCCTTGGTGGATATCCGCATCTTTCACCTCAGTCCCTGCCAACAGGCCTGGGACGATATCCTGTCCGAGCGCCTGCTGGCCCTGAAGCGGCAGAGCTGGCGGGAGCAGGGGATTGATGATCTCTCTGCCTATTTCACGGCGGGCAATCCGCTGCTGGCCTCTATGGGCACGGTGGGTCAGGAGTTCTTTTCCCTGCTCATGACCACGAACCCGCAGGAGGTTCCGCTCTATGAGGAACCGGCAGGCAGCTCACTCCTTGCTCAGATCCAGGGCGATATCCTTCATCTGCAGGATCGGGGCGGGCAGGGTAAAGAGATGTTGTCCCCGGATGACACCTCAATCCGTTTTCATCGTTGCCATAGCCCCCTGCGCGAGGTCCAGGTCCTCCATGACCGTCTGCTGGACCTCTTCGTGGCTGATCCGGGCCTGAAACCGGCCGATATCCTGGTCATGGCCCCGGATATGACCGCCTATGCCCCGGCCGTGGCCGGGGTCTTTGGTTCTGCCCCGCCTGCCCGTTGTATCCCCTGGTCCATTGCCGATCAGGCCTCGCGCCTGGAGCAACCGATCATTGAGGGATTTCTCCAGCTCCTGGACCTGCAAACAAGCCGTTTTACGGCCCCGGAGGTCATGGCCCTGCTGGAAAATCAGGCCATCCTCCACCGCTTCGGCCTGGCTGCCGAGGACCTTGTCTTTATGCGCTCGGCTCTCCTGGAGGCTGGTGTTCGCTGGGGCCTGGATCAGGAGCAGCGCTGCGAGCAGGGACTTGCTGCGGTACAGCAGCATAGCTGGGATTTTGGCCTGGAGCGCCTCCTGCTGGGCTATCTCACGGGTCCCCTTGCAGAGCCCTGGCAGGGCATTATGCCCTGTGCTGGTACGGTCAGCACCCTGGGGCCCTGGCTCGGTGGCCTGACTGGCTTTATTCGGGCCTTGCAGGAGCTGCGGCGCAAGATGAAGAGGAGGCATCTGCCGGAGCAGTGGGCGGAGCTGCTGCTCAGTATGCTTGATGATTTCCTTGCCAGAGACGGGGAAGAGCGTAATCAGGACGGCCTGCTCATCCTGCGGCGAACCATTGCCGATTTTGGCGAGCATTGCCGGTTGGCCGGATTTGAGCAGCAACTCAGCCTGGCGATCATCCGCCATTGGTTCGAGGCGCGACTCGCTGAACCGGCAGGGGGGCAGGCTTTTCTGGCCGGGCGGGTGACCTTCTGCAATATGGTGCCCATGCGTTCGCTTCCCTTCAAGGTGATCTGGTTGCTGGGCATGAATGACCTGGATTATCCCCGTAACCAACGAAGCCCGGCCTTTGATCTGATGGCCCAGCGTCCCCGCCTGGGGGATCGGAGCCGCCGCGATGATGACAGGTATCTCTTTCTCGAGGCCCTGCTCTCGGCCCGAAGCCAGCTGGCCATCTCCTGGGTTGGCCGTGATCAGCAGGATAACTCCTCCTTACCGCCCTCGGTGGTGGTGGCGGAGCTGCGCGATTATATCAACCGGGGCTGGGCAGCCAGCAAGGAAGGGGAAGGCGAGCAAGCGGCTGCAAAGCTGCTCACCGTGGAGCATCCCCTCCAACCCTTTAGCAGGCATTGTTTTGCCGGGGACCCCAAGACGGCTTCCTATGCCTCAGAATGGCTGCCCCGGCCGCTCTCTTCTTCAGCCCGCGTCCTTACCTTTGTACAAACACCCTTAGCGCCGCCTGAGCCCTGTCAGCAGGTGGAGCTCAGTCGTCTGGTCCGTTTCTGGAACCATCCGGTCCGTTTCTTTCTCGAACAGCGCCTGGGGTTGCGCAGTCATTATGAAGCAGAGGTGCTGCCGGAAAGCGAGGCCTTTTTTCTCGATCATCTCCAGCGCTATCTGCTCAGTCGGGAGATTATGATCACTCAGCATCTTGAGGAAAGAAGGGGAGAAGAGAAGGGGGGGAATCAGCAGGCGGCTCCTCTCTATCGGATGCAGGCAGCAGGTCACCTGCCCGGTGGACGCTTTGGCCATATCCTCTATCGGGAGATGGAGCAGAACACGGCCATCCTTGTTGATACCCTGGAACCCCTGCTCCTGGAGCGGGCCGAACCAGAGGAGGTGCAGTTGATGGTGGGCGATATCCTCCTGACCGGCCAGCTCTCTTCCCTGTATCGCAGCGGCAGGGTCACCTTTCGCCCGGCCAACCTCAAGGCCGGAGATGTCCTGCAATTATGGATCCAGCACCTGGTCCTCCTGCTCCAGTCGCCGACAGCAGTACAACCGGTCTCCGTGCATGCGGGGCTGGACAGCATGGTCTCTTTCCGGGAGGTGGAGCGACCAGAGGAGGAACTGGCCCTGCTGGTCCGGTTTTTTCAGCAAGGGGAGGACGAGCCGCTTCATTTTTATCCTAAGACCAGCTATGCCTGGGCCAAGGCCCGCTCAGAGGCGGCTGCCTGGAATGCCGCCCGCAGGACCTGGTACTCGGGTTTTTATAGGGGGGAGGAGGCGGATCCTGCTTACGAGCTTGCCCTGCGGGCCCAAGAGCCCCTGGACCACCGTTTTGCCGCGCTGGCCGAGCTGTTTCGACCGGTGCTTGCCTGCCTGAAAAAGGGTCTTGGGGATTGATTTGCTCACTGCCCAAGAAATACCCCTTGCCTGCTCAGGAATGCATTTGATATCATAGCCTCTATTAACGACTTGAATCTTGCTTCCTGCCCCTCTCTACAAAGAGGGCTGGGGCTGTGTTTCCAGATTATATTTTTTCAGGAGTTCTGTTTTATGCGTAGCCCAAATATCTCTGCTGTCATCCTTGCTGCCGGTAAAGGCACCCGTATGAAATCCGATCAGGCCAAGGTCCTGCATGAGCTTTTTTTTAAGCCCATGCTTCATCATGTGCTGGATGCGGTGACAGAAACGGATATAGGGGAGCTGGCAGTGATTGTCGGGCATCAACGGGAGCGGGTCCTGACCTCCTTGCAGGAGGCCCCGACTCCATACCCGTTCACGCCAGTGGTGCAGGAAGAGCAGTTAGGCACCGGGCATGCGGTGCTCTGTGCAGAAGCGGCCTGCGCTGCTGCTGATTTGGTGATGATCCTCTGTGGGGATACCCCGTTGATCCGCCCAGAGACCCTCCAGGCGATGATTGATCGACATAAGGAAAGCAAAGCTGTGCTCACCCTGATGACCACGGTCCTGGATGAGCCTTTTGGTTATGGCCGAATCCTCACCGATGCAGAGGGTGGAGTTGTTGCCATTGTGGAGCAAAAAGATGCAAGTGCAGAGCAACGGGCTCTCCGGGAGGTGAATGCGGGCATCTATCTTGTTGATGCGAAGTTCCTTTTTTTTGCCTTGCAGCAGGTGGGCACGGAGAACAGTCAGGGTGAGGTCTATTTGACCGACATCGTCTCCATTGCAAGGCAGCAAGACCATCGGGTGGAGCGATTTATCCATACCCCGGCCATTGATGTGCTGGGGGTGAATTCCCGGGTTGAGCTGGCCCAGGCCCATCACGAGCTGCAAATGCGCCACAACCGAGAGCTCATGCTCAGCGGGGTGACCCTGTACGGGCCGGAAACGATCCTTATTGCCCCGGATTGCCGGATCGGTCAGGATGCTGTTGTTCATGCTGGTGTGCAGATCACCGGTGCTGCACAAATCGGCAGAGGGGTACAGCTTGCTTCAGGAGTCGTCCTGCATAACTGTCAGGTCGGCGATAAGGCTGTGGTCGGTGCGAACAGTGTTTTGAAAAATTACACGGTGAAAGAGGGAGAGCAAATTCCCCCGTTGACCTCACGTCTTTCATAAGAACTTCCATTCCGGCCCAGCGGGCCGGGACAACAAAACATAAAAGGCGGGAAGCCTGGCGGGCTGCGCCTATCACTTTTATAAAAAACAGAATGCCTCAAGGGAAGTTTTATAACCTGTCATTAAATGTTTACTTTGCTGGTGTAAGAGGTTATATCTTTCTCTTCTGAAAGATAAATTTTGTTATCCTGCCGATGAGCAAATGAAAGCCGCCCCAGAAAGAGTGAGGAGTTATCTCACACCGGCCTGCCTTGTTCCCCTTACAGTTCTTCTTGGGCTTTCTTGGGCCGATTTGTACAGTCACCTCCTGTTTCATGCCCTGGCAGAATTGGTCAGTATCATCCTGATCAGCAGTATCTTTCTTTTTTCCTGGACAACCCGCCGCTTTCAAAAAAGTCATTATGTTCTCTTTCTCGGTATAGCCTATCTTTGTATTGGATCCATAGATTTTGTTCATACCCTGACCTCTAAGGGCGGGGCCGAGATCCTTGCAGGGGTCACGATGAACTCCTCTGTTCAGCTCTGGATAGCGGCTCGTTATATGGAGAGCATCTCTTTATTGTTTGCCTTTTTTTTTCTTCAGAAAAAGATCAACGAATACCTCCTGTTTTTTGTCTATGGACTCCTTCTTTTTTTGCTGTTTCAGGCTATTTTTTCGCAGACCTTTCCCGCATGTTATGTCAACGGAGAAGGACTCACTGCCTTTAAGAAGAACAGCGAGTATCTTATTTGTTTTTTCTTTCTCCTGTCATTTTTTATTTTTCAGAAACGGCAACGAGCATTTGAGAGCAGGGTCCTGTCTCTGTTGCAGGCCGCTGTCCTGTTGGCTCTCTTGACAGAATTAACAACGGTTTTTTCTCCCGAGCTCATCATTACCCCTCTGAAGACGAACGCTGGGGTTCTGGGGAAAATTTTCTCCTTATACTGTCTTGCCAAAGCAGTGTTCGAAGAAAGTTTGATCAAGCCCTATAATATCCTGTCTAAGAAGGTGAGGGGGCATGAGGGGCAACTGGAAGATAAGGTGCGGGAGAGAACAGCAGCTCTTCAGCAAAGTACGGAGCAGCTCGAAAAAGAGATTGGAGAACGGGTTAAAGCGGAAAAAGAACTGTTATGGGAGCTGGCTGTGAACAAAGAATTAGCCAAGGTCTCTGACGCCTTAATCTCCCAGGCCTTTTCTATGCAGGAGATTGCAGATCTGGTGCTTCGTGCTGCCCAGAGGCTGACTGGTTGCCAGGATGGTTTTGTGAGCACGGTTGATCTGATGAGCGGGGCAGTGCTTGCTTATCCTGGAAAAGAATTTTTGGTACAGGAGGAAAAGCAGGAGTACCCCATGCTTTTGTTTTCTGCCAGGGAGAACGGGGAATATCCTGGTTTATGGGGGCAGGCCCTGAATACACAGCAGGGGGGCTCCACAGACTTTATCTCCCCTCATGAGGACGCTACGCTCCCGTCAGGGCTTCATCCCCGGAGAAATGCTCTGAATGTCCCGGCCTTGATTGACAAGAAGGCCGTGGGGCAAATTGTCCTTGTCGATAAACCGGAAAGTTTCACCCGCCATGATCTCTTCGCTGTCGAGCGTCTTGCTGCCCTCTTTGCCCTGTCTATTCAACGAAAGGAGATGGAAGATGCCCTGAGCAGGAGTGAGTTTGAATACCGGAGCCTTTTTAATGATGCACTGGATATGATCCACATTGTGGATGAGCAAAAAAGGATCACCAGCGTCAACCCGGTGGAAGTCAAGACATTGGGATACAGCGAAGATGAGCTGATCGGGATGCCCTTGATTAATCTTATTGATCCGATCTATAAAGGGAAAACAGCTGAGGCCCTAGAAGAGATATTTACCACGGGGAAATGTATAAAAAATTATGAAACAGTCTTGCTCAGCAAAGACAAAAAGCAAATCGATGTTGAAGTGAGTGCGGTTCCGCAGCTTGACCAGGGCCAGGTTGTCTCTGCCCGGGCGATTATGCGTAATATCACGGATCGGAAGCGAGAGGAGCGTGAGAAGAAAAAACTGGAAAATCAGCTTCGTCATTCCCAGAAAATGGAAGCTGTTGGTACCCTTGCCGGGGGGATCGCTCATGATTTTAATAATATTCTTGGGCCGATTTTCGGCTATACAGAGCTGGCCCTGGATGTGTTGCCCGAAGACGATAGAGTTACTCTTTGGCTGAAAGAGGTGCTGCGGGCCAGTCACCGGGCCAGAGAGCTGGTTCGCCAGATCCTGACCATCAGCCGGAGGGCAGATCAGGATGTACAGCCGTTACGAATCCAGCTTCTGATCAAAGAGGCGCTAAAACTTCTGCGCTTTTCCGTTCCGAGCAATATTGAGATTCGCCAGGATCTTGGACCTGATTGCGAGGCGGTGCTGGCTGATCCGACCCGTATTCATCAGGTTATCATGAACCTGTGTACCAATGCCTATCATGCCATGCGGCAGACCGGTGGTGTGCTTGAGGTCTCTTTACAACAGGTCATCCTTGCCCAAGAGGATGTAGCCAATAAGATGCCTCTGCAACCGGGGTCGTGTTTGCAATTAACCGTGCAGGATACCGGTTCCGGAATCCCGAAAGAGCTTATGGAGAAGATCTTTGAGCCCTATTTCACGACCAAGGCACAGGGGGAAGGGACAGGGCTGGGGCTTGCTGTTGTTCAAAGCATTGTTATGGATTTTGGCGGGGCTATCACCGTGTCCAGTGAGCCCGGCAAGGGGACCACATTCCAGGTCTACCTGCCAGTTCTTCCGACAGGGGAAGAGAAGGTGCGGCCAGAGGAGAGTGCCCCGTTACCGAGAGGGACAGAGCGGATTCTTATTGTTGATGATGATCAGGAGTTGGTGCTCATGAATCAAAGGCTTCTGGAAACGCTTGGCTATCAGGCGATGGCCTATGCAGACAGTTTTGAAGCCCTTGCTGCTTTTCAGCAACAGCCCGATAGGGTTGACCTTGTTCTGACAGATATGACCATGCCCAAGATGACCGGTGATGAGCTGACCCAAAGGCTTCTTGCGCTTCGCCCTGATCTCCCTGTGATTATCTGTACCGGTTTTAGTGAGTTGATAGATGAAGACAAGGCACAGGAACTCGGGGCCCGTGCCTTGATGATGAAGCCGCTGACAAAGAAGGAGCTGGCCTGCGCGGTTCGGCAGGTGCTTGACCTGGGAGGACTTTAAATGTTCTTCGCACCTCCTTGCTTATCCTGTTTTATTCCTGATCAGTTTGTGGGTGCGTTGTCAGGCGTAAGATCGTATAGCCGACCAGTCCTGAAACCAAGGAGCCAAGAATAATCCCAAGTCGCTCATCAAAGACCCGTTGCGTGCCGTTTTCGTGAAAGGCCAGGCCTCCGATAAAGAGGCTCATGGTAAATCCTATACCGCAGAGGATCGACACGCCATAGAAGATTTTCCAATTTATCCCGGTAGGAAGCTGGGCTATTTTTAATTTTATGGCAAGAAAGCAGAGGCCAAAGACACCGGCCTGTTTGCCAAAGAAGAGGCCAAGGGCAATGCCCAGCGGAACAGGGTGAAGGATTTGTTCTGCACCGATACCCTGCAGGTGCAGCCCGGAATTAGCAAAGGCAAAAAGAGGGAGGATGATATACGAAACCGTTGGATGTAGGTCATGTTCGAGCTTTTTCAGTGGGGAGATATCCGGTTTCTCATGGGAGTAGAGGGGAATGAACATGGCCAGAACAACACCCGCAACCACGGCATCCACCCCGGAATTCAAGGTGGCAAGCCAAAGAAAAAAACCGACCACTAAATACGGCAATTTTTTGGTTGCTCCGATATGGTTGAGACAGGCAAGTATTGCCGTGCAGCCAGCAGCTGCCGCC is from Candidatus Electrothrix sp. GW3-4 and encodes:
- the ruvC gene encoding crossover junction endodeoxyribonuclease RuvC, whose protein sequence is MDPGSRITGYGIIDKQGAGLGFVTCGTIRTGTERDFSRRLLIIFDGLSEVMEGHKPEVAAVEDLFSAHNVRSALKLGQARGAAVTAAVKQGLSVHDYTPRVVKQAVAGYGQAEKEQVQHMVRTLLGLSGAPSSDAADALAVAICHANHMDRL
- a CDS encoding DUF2809 domain-containing protein, whose product is MEKVRRNLAIYLPLIAIIIALGLPARLIPQYLPGWYVTYAGDFLWAMLVFFLYALLFRLSTKFCFCIALITAYLIEISQLFHPLWLDQLRSIRLLGFVLGFGFRWSDLIAYTLGIALAALLDRMLLVRTGEGAWGLDDKVEPLPREDEGVR
- the recC gene encoding exodeoxyribonuclease V subunit gamma; translation: MHLFQSNRLEHLFDALCATLVEPLSNPLAPEIIVVQNPGMARWLSQQIALRTGICANLAFPLPASFIWQIFEQTLGRLPDLVLFDRQVLLWRVQAELDALLAEPGMEEINGYLAEDADGRKGFQLAEKISDLFDQYQVYRPAMLLHWEQGGEGHWQARLWRRLTAENRQHRAALLQRFIQAAESGELRSDGLPQRVSVFGINSLAPAYLEVIERMNALVDIRIFHLSPCQQAWDDILSERLLALKRQSWREQGIDDLSAYFTAGNPLLASMGTVGQEFFSLLMTTNPQEVPLYEEPAGSSLLAQIQGDILHLQDRGGQGKEMLSPDDTSIRFHRCHSPLREVQVLHDRLLDLFVADPGLKPADILVMAPDMTAYAPAVAGVFGSAPPARCIPWSIADQASRLEQPIIEGFLQLLDLQTSRFTAPEVMALLENQAILHRFGLAAEDLVFMRSALLEAGVRWGLDQEQRCEQGLAAVQQHSWDFGLERLLLGYLTGPLAEPWQGIMPCAGTVSTLGPWLGGLTGFIRALQELRRKMKRRHLPEQWAELLLSMLDDFLARDGEERNQDGLLILRRTIADFGEHCRLAGFEQQLSLAIIRHWFEARLAEPAGGQAFLAGRVTFCNMVPMRSLPFKVIWLLGMNDLDYPRNQRSPAFDLMAQRPRLGDRSRRDDDRYLFLEALLSARSQLAISWVGRDQQDNSSLPPSVVVAELRDYINRGWAASKEGEGEQAAAKLLTVEHPLQPFSRHCFAGDPKTASYASEWLPRPLSSSARVLTFVQTPLAPPEPCQQVELSRLVRFWNHPVRFFLEQRLGLRSHYEAEVLPESEAFFLDHLQRYLLSREIMITQHLEERRGEEKGGNQQAAPLYRMQAAGHLPGGRFGHILYREMEQNTAILVDTLEPLLLERAEPEEVQLMVGDILLTGQLSSLYRSGRVTFRPANLKAGDVLQLWIQHLVLLLQSPTAVQPVSVHAGLDSMVSFREVERPEEELALLVRFFQQGEDEPLHFYPKTSYAWAKARSEAAAWNAARRTWYSGFYRGEEADPAYELALRAQEPLDHRFAALAELFRPVLACLKKGLGD
- a CDS encoding NTP transferase domain-containing protein, encoding MRSPNISAVILAAGKGTRMKSDQAKVLHELFFKPMLHHVLDAVTETDIGELAVIVGHQRERVLTSLQEAPTPYPFTPVVQEEQLGTGHAVLCAEAACAAADLVMILCGDTPLIRPETLQAMIDRHKESKAVLTLMTTVLDEPFGYGRILTDAEGGVVAIVEQKDASAEQRALREVNAGIYLVDAKFLFFALQQVGTENSQGEVYLTDIVSIARQQDHRVERFIHTPAIDVLGVNSRVELAQAHHELQMRHNRELMLSGVTLYGPETILIAPDCRIGQDAVVHAGVQITGAAQIGRGVQLASGVVLHNCQVGDKAVVGANSVLKNYTVKEGEQIPPLTSRLS
- a CDS encoding MASE3 domain-containing protein; this translates as MKAAPERVRSYLTPACLVPLTVLLGLSWADLYSHLLFHALAELVSIILISSIFLFSWTTRRFQKSHYVLFLGIAYLCIGSIDFVHTLTSKGGAEILAGVTMNSSVQLWIAARYMESISLLFAFFFLQKKINEYLLFFVYGLLLFLLFQAIFSQTFPACYVNGEGLTAFKKNSEYLICFFFLLSFFIFQKRQRAFESRVLSLLQAAVLLALLTELTTVFSPELIITPLKTNAGVLGKIFSLYCLAKAVFEESLIKPYNILSKKVRGHEGQLEDKVRERTAALQQSTEQLEKEIGERVKAEKELLWELAVNKELAKVSDALISQAFSMQEIADLVLRAAQRLTGCQDGFVSTVDLMSGAVLAYPGKEFLVQEEKQEYPMLLFSARENGEYPGLWGQALNTQQGGSTDFISPHEDATLPSGLHPRRNALNVPALIDKKAVGQIVLVDKPESFTRHDLFAVERLAALFALSIQRKEMEDALSRSEFEYRSLFNDALDMIHIVDEQKRITSVNPVEVKTLGYSEDELIGMPLINLIDPIYKGKTAEALEEIFTTGKCIKNYETVLLSKDKKQIDVEVSAVPQLDQGQVVSARAIMRNITDRKREEREKKKLENQLRHSQKMEAVGTLAGGIAHDFNNILGPIFGYTELALDVLPEDDRVTLWLKEVLRASHRARELVRQILTISRRADQDVQPLRIQLLIKEALKLLRFSVPSNIEIRQDLGPDCEAVLADPTRIHQVIMNLCTNAYHAMRQTGGVLEVSLQQVILAQEDVANKMPLQPGSCLQLTVQDTGSGIPKELMEKIFEPYFTTKAQGEGTGLGLAVVQSIVMDFGGAITVSSEPGKGTTFQVYLPVLPTGEEKVRPEESAPLPRGTERILIVDDDQELVLMNQRLLETLGYQAMAYADSFEALAAFQQQPDRVDLVLTDMTMPKMTGDELTQRLLALRPDLPVIICTGFSELIDEDKAQELGARALMMKPLTKKELACAVRQVLDLGGL
- the nhaA gene encoding Na+/H+ antiporter NhaA, which encodes MKKKASRFIANFFNLEASGGILLMLTAIVAVICANSGVAHLYEKLLHLHPLAWIPGVNELGINLSLHHLINEGLMAIFFFLVGLELKREVMEGELSDRRNIMLPIIGALGGMLLPALIYVSLNHGDPLAIHGWAIPAATDIAFALGVLTLLGSRVPYSIKIFLTSLAIFDDLGAVLIIALFYTKDIAVLPLAAAAGCTAILACLNHIGATKKLPYLVVGFFLWLATLNSGVDAVVAGVVLAMFIPLYSHEKPDISPLKKLEHDLHPTVSYIILPLFAFANSGLHLQGIGAEQILHPVPLGIALGLFFGKQAGVFGLCFLAIKLKIAQLPTGINWKIFYGVSILCGIGFTMSLFIGGLAFHENGTQRVFDERLGIILGSLVSGLVGYTILRLTTHPQTDQE